One part of the Paroedura picta isolate Pp20150507F chromosome 5, Ppicta_v3.0, whole genome shotgun sequence genome encodes these proteins:
- the DCP1B gene encoding mRNA-decapping enzyme 1B isoform X3 produces MNRLSMENRTEPITKDLDFQLQDPFLLYRNARLSIYGIWFYDKEECQRIAELMKNLTQQEQLKAQQGTGIGISPVSLNSGESKEVDILRMLTKAKDEYTKCKTCSEPKQITSSSAIYDNPNLIKPIPVKPSDTQHQCLPQPVQNADPEPQHLSLTTLFGKQEKPGTYQDNSDHLQKQYLENFPLRQGVVRSLSYEEPSRHSPPVEKQLCPAIQKLMVRGAELHTVSELPESRLCENGHPPAAGEVFTGLFQPMASPSVRTSHPVQDPSGTRSLLQHLQGQSGPKTKVDSPPASSAASVFSSAPVASSATQVNSITQPPLVYFNGTLRGQAAGPPALGKEQSNLPGQTLPLSGNQSGPSGVISPQVLLKKLQIVQQEQQLHVSSRPTLAAKFPVVTQSTTSLKPLDSWMDKASGAEKQTPLFQVISPQRIPATVTPSLLMSPMVFTQSAPAPPKPSESGWLPIGNQESVSTSTNLLLPMQNPEPSVASNSPLTRLQLQETLLHLIQNDDNFLNIIYDAYLGGVRKAALKKPM; encoded by the exons TGTCCATTTATGGAATTTGGTTTTATGATAAGGAAGAATGCCAAAGAATTGCAGAGCTCATGAAAAA TTTAACTCAGCAAGAGCAGCTGAAAGCCCAGCAGGGGACCGGCATAGGCATTTCCCCGGTAAGCTTGAATTCGGGTGAAAGCAAGGAGGTGGATATCTTGCGGATGCTCACCAAAGCCAAAGATGAATATACCAAG TGTAAGACGTGCTCAGAGCCAAAacaaataaccagctcttctgctaTATACGACAACCCCAACTTGATCAAACCAATCCCAGTGAAGCCCAGCGATACGCAGCACCAATGCTTACCTCAGCCAGTCCAG AACGCAGACCCTGAGCCCCAACACTTGTCCCTGACCACACTCTTTGGGAAGCAAGAAAAGCCCGGCACGTACCAGGACAACTCAGACCATTTGCAGAAGCAGTACCTGGAGAACTTTCCCCTGAGGCAAGGAGTCGTGCGCTCCCTGTCTTACGAAGAGCCCAGTAGACACTCGCCCCCAGTGGAGAAGCAGCTTTGCCCTGCCATCCAAAAGCTCATGGTCCGCGGGGCAGAGCTCCACACCGTCTCTGAACTCCCCGAGAGCCGCCTGTGTGAAAATGGCCACCCTCCCGCCGCAGGGGAGGTTTTCACAGGACTCTTCCAGCCCATGGCTTCTCCCAGCGTTCGAACATCCCATCCGGTTCAGGACCCAAGCGGGACACGGAGCCTGTTACAGCACCTGCAGGGCCAGTCGGGACCGAAGACCAAGGTGGACTCCCCTCCGGCGAGCTCAGCGGCGTCCGTCTTCAGCAGCGCTCCCGTTGCCTCCTCAGCAACCCAGGTAAACAGCATAACGCAGCCGCCTCTGGTATATTTCAATGGCACCCTCCGAGGCCAGGCTGCGGGGCCTCCAGCCCTCGGTAAAGAACAATCCAACCTTCCCGGGCAGACGCTTCCGCTTTCGGGGAACCAGTCCGGCCCTTCCGGAGTAATCTCGCCACAAGTGTTGTTAAAAAAACTCCAGAtagtgcagcaggagcagcagttgCATGTGTCCAGCAGGCCGACTTTGGCCGCTAAGTTTCCTGTGGTTACTCAAAGCACCACGTCCCTGAAACCTTTGGACTCCTGGATGGACAAGGCTTCCGGTGCAGAAAAGCAGACCCCTCTTTTTCAG GTCATCTCACCCCAGCGCATCCCTGCTACGGTGACTCCATCACTACTGATGTCCCCGATGGTGTTTACTCAGTCAGCCCCGGCACCGCCGAAGCCAAGCGAAAGTGGATGGCTGCCCATTGGGAACCAAGAATCAGTTTCTACTTCGACTAACCTTCTCTTGCCTATGCAGAATCCGGAGCCATCTGTTGCAAGCAACTCTCCTCTGACAAGGCTACAGCTGCAGGAAACATTGCTACATCTGATCCAG aatGACGACAACTTCCTGAACATCATCTACGATGCCTACCTTGGCGGCGTGAGAAAAGCCGCTCTGAAAAAGCCCATGTGA